ggtttaattttttgttgtcttgtatcAGATCTATGACCAGATCTAATTAGTATTAGCACAATTTCCAATGcaaccatatttttttcatgatgCTAGAATGAAGTATGTTAATCTAATTcgttgagtaacttttgtactctttgattaattttttgttgtcttgtatcAGATCTATGACTTCACGGCGGATGACCTGTTAGACCTGGGAGAGATCGGCCGCGGTGCGTTCGGGTCCGTTAACAAGATGTGCCACGAGCAGAGTCAGACAACCATGGCTGTCAAGGTGAGAAGAACCTTCAAGTTTCTTACGACAGCCAATAAGTTAGAAATTTTAACTTGGTTAGAAAAAATTATTTGTGAAAAGATATAATCAAAATCAGTTGATGTTTTGTGGAAAATTTGATTGCCCATGGTCCAAGCGATATTAGGAATCAAATCAGTATGAAAATTACTTTTAGTTAAACTTAAAGGATTCCATATTTCAAATGCTTTCCCTTTTGTGTTATATTAATAGATGGTTGAATAATCAAAGAAATCTTTGTAGTTTCTTATTGTCCAATGATTATTGATCATTAGATGAGGgggttgacatcatctttattgacatataaacgcaacatattcaaaatcaacatacaagatgagttTAAAAGACGAAGAAACCTAGGCCTTAATCAGAATAGTAACAATTCTGGAGGGCGGAAGGTAAAACCAAGGTGTGCATCcgactttttgatacatgtagtattgcaCAACGTTACATAGCAATCTTAGAGTGTATTGCACTGTTGCTCTTACAagaatattgcacttaaacaacTGATGTTGAATGTCAAATAGTCAAGTTCCATAAAAAGCAATGTAGCCAACAAAATGCTACTTCATGAAAATTGCAATACTCATTTTGAATACTGGGTCATTAGGTCTCTGATTGCTAACCTTTGACATGATCTccaacctttgacctgaccctACAGAGGATACGCTCCACAGTAGATGAGCGGGAACAGAAACAGCTGCTGATGGACCTGGATGTGGTCATGAGGAGTAACGACTGCACATACATCGTACAGTTCTTTGGGGCGCTCTTCAAGGAGGTGAATAAAGTTCTGTCCCAGTCACAATCGCTAAAATATTTAGGTCTTGTCTTTTGAATGGTTGGACCTTTTGTGGAAAGTGTCACTGTTACAGGTTTATGATTTGTTTTACCCTATTGGTAATAGCTTGTTTCCATGGTAGTTTGTGTTGTATGAGGAATTGTTGATGTAAAAGGTGTGCACATAAATTCCATGGTAGTTTGTGTTGTATGAGGAATTGTTGATGTAAAAggtgtgcacataaattcatgATGTACATTTATAGGCACAGAGATTGATGATGCAGCAGGTATGCACTGGAAATGATGATGCAGCATGTGTGCACAGGAATTGATGATGCTTTATTTGTGCATGTAAGAAATGATGATGCAGCACGTGTGCACAGGAATTGATGATgctgtatgtgtgcatgtaggaaatgatgatgtagcatGTGTGCACAGGATCGAATTGATGATGCAGCATGTGTGCACAAGAATTGATGATGTAGCATGTGTGTACAGGAATTGATGATGCAGCATGTGTGCACAGGAATTGATGACGCAGAATGTGTACACAGGAATTAATGATGCACCATGTATGCACAGGAATTGAGGTGTTTTAGATGAGCACAGGAAGTGATAACACAGTGGTGTTAACAAGAAGTCATGATGTAATAATAGTGTATGCCATAAGCTGTGGTGCAAGTGGAAATAgattttaaatcaaatttttttAACAGTAACAGATTTTAAAGAATAGCAATGTTCAAATAGAGCTTGTTTCATCTTGCACAGCAGTGTACATCTAAAACAGTATTTGGTAGAATAATTTTTTGAGTGTGATTCTAATTCtaaattgttgtttattttcaggGTGACTGTTGGATCTGCATGGAACTGATGGACACATCCTTTGACAAATTCTACAAGTACATCTACAGCCTGAACAGATACATGCCGGAGGACATTCTGGGCATGGTCACTGTGGCAGTAAGTCCCAAACAATTCCTGCAGCTCTTAGGGAAAATTTAGTGTATCTTTTATTCATTTCACCATGATGGAAAGATTGCCAAGTAGTCTACATTTATAATTTCATAAAGTAGTCTTTGGGTATAAGGAACGTCTTTTTTGTCGTCTCATACATATCATATATTTTAAATTCTATTTTCAGACTGTCAAGGCCTTAAACTACTTGAAGACAAGACTAAACATCATCCACAGAGGTAGGTGTATGTCTCTAGACAAGGATGTTATTAAGAATCCCACCATACTTATTGGAAATGCTAAGGAATGCAGTCTAGCTTTATGCAGTTTGTACATTGataactgtacaaaactggtgcaTTTGGCCTAATGGCAGTTTACCAGTTATATGAAACAAACATCAGGTACACAGTTAGCTGTTACTTGACCTTGATGTTAACattcattttttgtgtgtgtatttcagACGTGAAGCCATCCAACATCCTACTGGACAGGAAAGGGAACATCAAGATGTGTGATTTCGGAATCAGCGGCCAGTTGGTCGACTCCATAGCCAAAACCAGGGACGCCGGCTGCAGACCTTACATGGCTGTAAGTAGACATATCTTTCTTAAACCCTTTGATAATGTTTTGAGCGAACAAAGCAGAATAAGATGTAGGCATTACATGTGTTTGGACTTtttgtaataataatataagGAAATGCATTGGTTTTGATGACAAACGacacaaatgacaaaataaaggtacggtatgaaaaaaaatgagcctgCGCCAAGATGAGATTTACATGGCgacttgaaaaaaaactttctcctcctaacttttatttattttgtttatttaggccacaccaatttaattcgttggttctcggaatcgccgcttctaattttcccaatttcaaaaaaaaaaaaaaaaaaaaaattccattcagtaatcgtgctgcaaaactttggttccgttagagaaacagaacgtctggaaagtaccagtgcatttactttttctcaccCCCAAGTCCATTGCTACcaattgattcatatcttttttgttgcaaagtatatttaggaacaaataaatcatcgtaaatgagatacacatgggcATAACCATTGGCATAACATAACGTAGCAGAACCAGAAGTTCGGCTGAGCATGTGCtgtctctcacacacactttcacatgcaaattttcaattgaaacacagaaatcggcacccaaacaaacaactcaataaatcaccaatactttttcactgttgtacctccatagccaacatgttttgatatgcctgaaatgctcaaagtcttccaaatggagatgaaaatgaagtcggAAAATCTCGGGCggccatctttcttcttctgtaagtCAAAAAAGCGCCCCCACGCTGTTTCTAATGGAACTGCAGATTTGGCTAGATAGTACATGGTGTACCATTTCAGTGCTGATTTCAGTGATTTGCATTGCTTCTAAGGAAGTTTAATCAAACTGcatcttaattttttgtcaacaaataattgtacatgtaacaaaaagagagaataaagctatggttttatgcaacatgtagttcagtactttggcttgttcatgtatttttgggggagtggaagtatttgtaattttttttccaatttgcaccagttgaccatgaaatgtaattagagccttggatagacagattcttatcaactcagagagcaaataagtcttccagcgatggtattttatttctagaggcaaacttagataatgtttgttgttgtcgttgcatctctgtaaaaatactatattggtctatttgagatgttttgtgaacatttctgtttactgtagcaactgtacataatttaatgtatattgtacaaatttatgccaacatgcaattttgcatgtaattttaactGATTAACTATTTCTATCACACGTATACCAtgagttcaggtctggactaaccagcctggacctgaacccagacttgttgcaagttttttttttttttttttttcgccctgtcgcttcaatttttttaggaaaaaatccgagaaccaacaaattaaattggtatggccttatgaTGTTCATTAATGATGCTGTACTCCAGACCTGTAATTTCGATCTGTTCTTTTCCTGTTAATTAAAATGATATACTGttggtttttgttgttgttgtatttgagaccttatcagggctcgaaataccacctgcatatgcaggttagtgcaggtaaaattggagctgtgcaggtatttcttctgtacctaacctgcactggtcatgtactgggttttatacatatatgtccTATGAtataggtgtgtatggattgttattagctgcattgataaagtatgaaagaaaaattagcaatgcatggttcctgaacagttttagtatgattcataattcttaaattcggagtggtgcaggtggaatttgtctggtgcaggtggaatttgtctggtgcaggtgattttcaatgttacctgcaccagtgcaagtatgcagaaaaagtatttcaagccctgcttaTGCATCTCTGCTCGAATAtaactgataaaatgtgttctAACTTGTTTTCTCATACAGCCAGAGAGGATAGACCCCATGTCATCAAGACAAGGTTATGACATCAGATCAGACGTCTGGAGTTTAGGTATTACGCTGGTGAGTCATGGAAATATTGTGATGTGATTTccattcttttttgtttgtgttaaccTCAGGGCTccagccagctcgaaatttttttttccgtcaactAATTCACAATGTCGcaaaaaacactattccaggagttagagagactgaactgagaccttgaaaaacgggtttttaatgagattattgtatgcgaaagggcaccgacacacttagtcaacaataataaccaTAGCAAAACCAatagtgtgtggcttttacggccgtggatggcgtccccaagccgcctgttgcttccaccaaggatttttgtctgtcaaggttgacggattggttttaaaatttttccgtcacacgcagcaaatttccgtcaattgacggaaaaacggacgctggctagagcccagGTTAACCTTCATAGATTGACATGAGAAGCTGAAAGCAGCCGCTTTTCATGGAGATcgtgagggaggtaagggtcagagtgaacagtttctttttttcgtACATTCTATTTAGAACAAACAGCAAATGTGGACACATAAACTCAGTTTTAGGAAATGTGCCCCTCCATGTGATAGCTTATCCCgacccatgtacatgtacaggtcaaTAACATATTAAGATTTGTTCCTGCAGTTTGGATAAAGGTCACTAGAGGGTGCTTCAGAAAGAGCTTTTTGATAAATATAAAATTTGCTCAGCACATCTTGTTCTGACAACTGGAGAAATAGACTTTTCTTATGCAAGAACTgaatcaaaatgtttctaatgtCTTCTCAGTAACAGTGACTGAAGGAATAGCTTCATAGGCTAGTCTAAgtcaaaatgtaatatttttcaACGTCTTTTCCAGATGGAGCTGGCCACTGGAAAGTTCCCGTACCCAAAGTGGAACAGTGTGTTCGACCAGCTCTCACAAGTGGTGAAGGGTGACCCCCCACAGCTTAACCCTAAAGAACACAACTTTTCACCAGACTTCATCAACTTTGTTAATATATGGTGGGTGTACAGCCTGGTCTTGCTTTTATCTCTAATCAAAAAGATTTAAAGGTGCACATAATAAAAGTAttttgacctacattttggtgaCAGCAGTGATTGTGGAAAAAgcgtctctttattcagtgatatGCCAACCTGATCAAACTTATTATTCACGGATGCATGTTGTTTTATACTTAATAATAGTTattgtacagtggaagccagttaattacacatcggattaacgcacacttctgtcaattgcacagaatccccaaatcccgtggcggtgcagTCCAACTCGggaacttcgcattatcgcacacgccggataattgcacggaatttgccggcaaattgggtgtgcaattaagcggcttccactgtactaagTATTTGCTAGGTTACTAGACTTTTCATGCTAAATAGTGGCAATGATACAAAGTATCAATTTTTTCCCATAGTTTGACAAAGGACGCCTCCCAGAGACCTAAGTATAAGGAACTGTTGGTAAGTTTGCTACAATTCCTGTATAGATAGATGCTTTACTTAAACTGTCTGTTCATTTACTACCTAAATCATTGTTTATTAGAGACAAGAACCTACAATCTTGAGAAGTATTAGCTAAGCATAAAGTTGGATAAGCCAATTCATGGATTGAATGGTCAAAAGTGAAGGCCCTAACAGTTTGTGTCTAGATCAGCAtgaacaaacatgttttgtttatgtgtcaagggccttcaactttgacaactCTGTAATCCACAATACAACCCTCTGTGCATGCGAGTCAAAACTGTactaacaagaaagcttctgaaaaaagcgggccggtgcgtattttggaaaaagcctagatgttaaacaaaatgacatgaaaaaagagtttttaaacatcgagttactgaattggtctgtcttctattaaaaaaaaattacacgaGATTTTTctcacaaagaaaaaaattgttacaagtggggttcgaacccacgatccacggctgcaaaagcaaatcgctatatcCACCCAGCGCAGACCGCTTGGCCACGCTGGCTGATTGCGTAATCGTGtgtatagaagggctataagaagagtttggttaaattgaccgatccatgcatccttGGTTGAACTAACCGCTTCTCTCGCCGCTAAGCCAGCAAAAAGTACAATCTGTTAACATTAAGTGTTTGCTTCTCTCGTAATTCTGGTTGTGCAAATTCGCTAACGAAAGCCTTTTCTTCTTCTATTTGCCATAGAAACACATGTTCATCCAGAGGTACGAGACCCAGGATGTGGACGTGGCGTCCTTCGTCTTGGAACACCTGGACCAGATGCCCCCCCACTTGCCCACCGACCTTTCCTCCTACTGAATCTCTACATaaccacacaaaacacaacataggGTAATGATAAcaacattatggataaactaaactttcactaaccaacactacaaaGAAGTTgagacttaccccaaattttcagctaAGGGAATGGACCTGTCTACTGTAGCTTTCGGGACGTGACATCAGAGACatgtgactgcagcagagggtcataaatgccagataacctgtgtcgccccccgtctctattCAGCAGTGGGCACagatgtacacagcctccttcactcctcttgcaaagaattTCAACTTACCGTAAAATTCGGGCAAGTCACAACTTATTTGTTGTGTTGGTTAGATAAAGTTAAGTTTAGCCATAAtgtaatttaccaacacagatgaattttcaGGCTATGATAACAACATGGTAGAGGGTCCTTAGTTTGGGTTTAACTTAGTGTAGTCTAATGCATGGTAAACTCTGGAGTTTAGATTGTACTGACAGTCACAGACTTAAGGTTTGGTGCAGAAAGAGTTAAGCAGAAAAAAGGGGTGGTATTTAGATTGAAATTGGGGATTTCTAAAGCTATCCTTAGGAACAAATCTTACAATTTGTTAAAAATTGAAGTATGGTTTTTATGGTTAAGCATAATTAGTTTGGGGATATATATATGAGACTTAAATGTTTGAAATGACAACATTTGGATGTTTTTTTAAGAGTAGAATCTGGCCAAAATCTATAAAATATTTTGTTCAGATGTAATTCATAAAATCAAATCTGTTTGGATTCAGTATTTTTAAGAAGCAAAATGATTTGCCATCATTTTGTGAAATCCGAATGCAAATTTCACAATATGTACTTATTGCAAAGTTTAGCATTTCAAAAATATTggcagattaaaaaaaaaacaaggcacTAAAAGTGAATCATGTATGCTAAAACATGTAGTAAAAGAGGGTAGTCTGTGTTACATAAACTCTCACTTTCCAAGGAATGTCCCTTTCTCGAAGCGTTTCGCATTCATAGAACTGTGGGAACTATTTTAAAGAATTAAAATACCAATAGGAAGCCAATATGGGAGTCACTGTGAAAACTTgcacaaaacagaaaaatagaACATTTTAGCTTGGAATCTTGGCATAAGGACTCACAGCTCAAAATCTTAACTCTGAAACCCAACTTTCAattaatggatgacatcattaatCTTAGAAGAGCCCAGTTACAaaatactgtactgtagtctATATGGGAGATTGGGTGCTTATTAAAATCAACAAATGTAATAAGTAAGAAAACAAAGGGCAGCtggtttttatttttacatgtattgaCATCAGTGTCTGTAATAGCCAAG
This genomic stretch from Branchiostoma floridae strain S238N-H82 chromosome 13, Bfl_VNyyK, whole genome shotgun sequence harbors:
- the LOC118429574 gene encoding dual specificity mitogen-activated protein kinase kinase 4-like isoform X4, which translates into the protein MIMASRSPGGQAGTKHSAKRKGLKLSFDLSPQSPEPEEDPFHRPTSTSPYPPHLERIRSESLDKSGKLKITPDKIYDFTADDLLDLGEIGRGAFGSVNKMCHEQSQTTMAVKRIRSTVDEREQKQLLMDLDVVMRSNDCTYIVQFFGALFKEGDCWICMELMDTSFDKFYKYIYSLNRYMPEDILGMVTVATVKALNYLKTRLNIIHRDVKPSNILLDRKGNIKMCDFGISGQLVDSIAKTRDAGCRPYMAPERIDPMSSRQGYDIRSDVWSLGITLMELATGKFPYPKWNSVFDQLSQVVKGDPPQLNPKEHNFSPDFINFVNICLTKDASQRPKYKELLKHMFIQRYETQDVDVASFVLEHLDQMPPHLPTDLSSY
- the LOC118429574 gene encoding dual specificity mitogen-activated protein kinase kinase 4-like isoform X5, producing the protein MIMASRSPGGQAAAKRKGLKLSFDLSPQSPEPEEDPFHRPTSTSPYPPHLERIRSESLDKSGKLKITPDKIYDFTADDLLDLGEIGRGAFGSVNKMCHEQSQTTMAVKRIRSTVDEREQKQLLMDLDVVMRSNDCTYIVQFFGALFKEGDCWICMELMDTSFDKFYKYIYSLNRYMPEDILGMVTVATVKALNYLKTRLNIIHRDVKPSNILLDRKGNIKMCDFGISGQLVDSIAKTRDAGCRPYMAPERIDPMSSRQGYDIRSDVWSLGITLMELATGKFPYPKWNSVFDQLSQVVKGDPPQLNPKEHNFSPDFINFVNICLTKDASQRPKYKELLKHMFIQRYETQDVDVASFVLEHLDQMPPHLPTDLSSY
- the LOC118429574 gene encoding dual specificity mitogen-activated protein kinase kinase 4-like isoform X6; translation: MIMASRSPGGQAAKRKGLKLSFDLSPQSPEPEEDPFHRPTSTSPYPPHLERIRSESLDKSGKLKITPDKIYDFTADDLLDLGEIGRGAFGSVNKMCHEQSQTTMAVKRIRSTVDEREQKQLLMDLDVVMRSNDCTYIVQFFGALFKEGDCWICMELMDTSFDKFYKYIYSLNRYMPEDILGMVTVATVKALNYLKTRLNIIHRDVKPSNILLDRKGNIKMCDFGISGQLVDSIAKTRDAGCRPYMAPERIDPMSSRQGYDIRSDVWSLGITLMELATGKFPYPKWNSVFDQLSQVVKGDPPQLNPKEHNFSPDFINFVNICLTKDASQRPKYKELLKHMFIQRYETQDVDVASFVLEHLDQMPPHLPTDLSSY
- the LOC118429574 gene encoding dual specificity mitogen-activated protein kinase kinase 4-like isoform X2 encodes the protein MIMASRSPGGQAAAKRKGLKLSFDLSPQSPEPEEDPFHRPTSTSPYPPHLWGQRSSPPTPSQRGGVQDVKRNMDRNSLERIRSESLDKSGKLKITPDKIYDFTADDLLDLGEIGRGAFGSVNKMCHEQSQTTMAVKRIRSTVDEREQKQLLMDLDVVMRSNDCTYIVQFFGALFKEGDCWICMELMDTSFDKFYKYIYSLNRYMPEDILGMVTVATVKALNYLKTRLNIIHRDVKPSNILLDRKGNIKMCDFGISGQLVDSIAKTRDAGCRPYMAPERIDPMSSRQGYDIRSDVWSLGITLMELATGKFPYPKWNSVFDQLSQVVKGDPPQLNPKEHNFSPDFINFVNICLTKDASQRPKYKELLKHMFIQRYETQDVDVASFVLEHLDQMPPHLPTDLSSY
- the LOC118429574 gene encoding dual specificity mitogen-activated protein kinase kinase 4-like isoform X1, with the protein product MIMASRSPGGQAGTKHSAKRKGLKLSFDLSPQSPEPEEDPFHRPTSTSPYPPHLWGQRSSPPTPSQRGGVQDVKRNMDRNSLERIRSESLDKSGKLKITPDKIYDFTADDLLDLGEIGRGAFGSVNKMCHEQSQTTMAVKRIRSTVDEREQKQLLMDLDVVMRSNDCTYIVQFFGALFKEGDCWICMELMDTSFDKFYKYIYSLNRYMPEDILGMVTVATVKALNYLKTRLNIIHRDVKPSNILLDRKGNIKMCDFGISGQLVDSIAKTRDAGCRPYMAPERIDPMSSRQGYDIRSDVWSLGITLMELATGKFPYPKWNSVFDQLSQVVKGDPPQLNPKEHNFSPDFINFVNICLTKDASQRPKYKELLKHMFIQRYETQDVDVASFVLEHLDQMPPHLPTDLSSY
- the LOC118429574 gene encoding dual specificity mitogen-activated protein kinase kinase 4-like isoform X3, encoding MIMASRSPGGQAAKRKGLKLSFDLSPQSPEPEEDPFHRPTSTSPYPPHLWGQRSSPPTPSQRGGVQDVKRNMDRNSLERIRSESLDKSGKLKITPDKIYDFTADDLLDLGEIGRGAFGSVNKMCHEQSQTTMAVKRIRSTVDEREQKQLLMDLDVVMRSNDCTYIVQFFGALFKEGDCWICMELMDTSFDKFYKYIYSLNRYMPEDILGMVTVATVKALNYLKTRLNIIHRDVKPSNILLDRKGNIKMCDFGISGQLVDSIAKTRDAGCRPYMAPERIDPMSSRQGYDIRSDVWSLGITLMELATGKFPYPKWNSVFDQLSQVVKGDPPQLNPKEHNFSPDFINFVNICLTKDASQRPKYKELLKHMFIQRYETQDVDVASFVLEHLDQMPPHLPTDLSSY